One stretch of Oncorhynchus clarkii lewisi isolate Uvic-CL-2024 chromosome 3, UVic_Ocla_1.0, whole genome shotgun sequence DNA includes these proteins:
- the LOC139403832 gene encoding leucine-rich repeat-containing protein 58-like produces MDLHEGAANGHCEGVLDLSRRNLNSLSLVNISEERKRDTKQLYLSFNRLASLSGSVCMFSNLEFLDISNNGLSVICEDITRLTKLRTLISKNNRLDEFSLPKEFGSLPLEVLNLSGNRFEEMPAQFLKLQRLQSLSLGGNRLQSIPAEIENLTSLELLYLGGNLITSIPPELANLPYLSYLVLCDNRIQGVPPQLTRLHSLRSLSLHNNLLTYLPREILSLVHLQELSLRGNPLVVRFVKEMTYDPPSLLELAGRTIKSRNVPYSPCDMPCHLLHYLDLASKCPNPKCAGVYFDSCVRHIKFVDFCGKYRLPLMHYLCSPECTSPCSSNPQSDAESEDEISVPADRLQKVLLG; encoded by the exons ATGGATTTGCATGAAGGAGCCGCAAACGGTCATTGTGAGGGTGTTTTAGACCTGTCACGTCGGAATTTGAACAGTTTGAGCTTGGTCAATATCAGCGAGGAGCGAAAGAGGGACACCAAGCAGTTGTATCTAAGCTTCAATCGATTGGCCTCGCTGTCCGGATCAGTTTGCATGTTCTCCAACCTCGAGTTTCTGGACATTAGCAACAACGGACTATCGGTCATCTGTGAAGACATTACTCGGTTAACCAAGCTCAGAACACTAATATCCAAGAACAACCGTCTGGACGAATTCTCGCTGCCTAAGGAGTTTGGATCTTTGCCGTTGGAGGTGTTGAATCTAAGTGGCAATCGATTTGAGGAGATGCCAGCGCAGTTCCTGAAGTTGCAGCGGCTACAATCACTTTCCCTTGGGGGAAACAGATTACAAAGTATTCCTGCAGAAATAGAAAACTTAACCAG TCTGGAGCTTCTGTATTTGGGTGGTAACCTGATCACGTCTATTCCTCCTGAGCTGGCCAACCTGCCCTACCTCAGCTACCTGGTCCTGTGTGACAACCGCATCCAGGGTGTACCCCCGCAGCTCACCAG gcTCCACTCCCTGCGTTCCCTCAGTCTCCATAACAACCTGCTGACCTACCTGCCCCGGGAGATTCTCAGCCTGGTCCACCTGCAGGAGCTCAGTCTCCGTGGCAACCCCCTAGTTGTGCGCTTCGTCAAGGAAATGACGTATGACCCTCCGTCGCTGCTGGAGCTGGCGGGACGTACCATCAAGAGCCGGAACGTTCCATACTCGCCCTGCGACATGCCCTGCCACCTGCTGCACTACCTAGACCTGGCCAGCAAGTGCCCCAATCCTAAGTGTGCCG GTGTGTACTTTGACTCATGCGTGCGCCACATCAAGTTTGTGGACTTCTGTGGGAAGTACCGGCTGCCCCTCATGCACTACCTGTGCTCCCCAGAATGCACCTCACCCTGCAGCTCCAACCCCCAGAGTGACGCAGAGTCAGAGGATGAGATCAGCGTGCCTGCTGACCGCCTGCAGAAGGTGCTGCTGGGATAG